Proteins encoded by one window of Vibrio rumoiensis:
- the pdxJ gene encoding pyridoxine 5'-phosphate synthase, with the protein MSEIYLGVNIDHIATVRNARGTKYPDPVHAAEIAERAGADGITVHLREDRRHIKDRDVRILSETIQTRMNLEMAVTDEMVEIAIQTKPEYVCLVPEKREELTTEGGLDVAGQLDKVKAATQKLTQAGIKVSLFIDASHEQIDAAKACGAPYIELHTGHYADAESEAEQQAELKRIATGATYAHSIGIKVNAGHGLTYHNVAPIAALPEIYELNIGHSIIGRALFDGLDKAVADMKAIMQEARRR; encoded by the coding sequence ATGAGTGAGATTTACTTGGGCGTCAATATAGACCACATCGCAACCGTCAGAAATGCCCGTGGCACTAAGTATCCCGATCCCGTTCATGCGGCAGAAATTGCAGAGCGTGCTGGCGCAGATGGCATCACCGTTCACTTACGTGAAGATCGCCGCCATATTAAAGATCGCGATGTGCGTATTTTAAGTGAAACCATTCAAACTCGTATGAACCTTGAAATGGCGGTGACCGATGAAATGGTTGAAATCGCGATTCAAACTAAACCTGAATATGTATGTTTAGTACCAGAAAAACGTGAAGAGTTAACCACTGAAGGCGGCTTAGATGTGGCCGGTCAGTTAGACAAAGTGAAAGCGGCAACACAAAAACTGACTCAAGCGGGCATTAAAGTGTCACTATTTATTGATGCTTCTCATGAGCAAATTGATGCCGCTAAAGCGTGTGGTGCGCCTTATATCGAATTGCATACAGGGCATTATGCGGATGCGGAGTCAGAGGCTGAACAACAAGCGGAATTGAAGCGCATTGCAACCGGTGCAACTTATGCGCACAGTATTGGTATTAAAGTGAATGCGGGTCATGGTCTGACTTATCATAACGTGGCCCCTATTGCGGCATTGCCTGAAATTTATGAGTTGAATATTGGTCACTCGATTATTGGTCGTGCTTTATTTGATGGCTTAGATAAAGCGGTTGCCGACATGAAAGCGATCATGCAGGAAGCACGTCGTCGTTAA
- the recO gene encoding DNA repair protein RecO: MSDALGLQCCFILHRRPYTETSLILDVFSEEYGRVSILAKGARSKRSNLKGVLQPFTPLLLKWFGKGSMRTLRQAEPISLGIPLHGINLYSAMYINELISRVIEGETAYPELFHDYLASLTELAQSDNPEPALRRFELALLSSLGYGVDFLHCAGSGEAVSENMTYRYREQKGFIASVRKDNLTFLGNELIAISERRFLTKEQLQAAKRFTRMALKPYLGSKPLKSRELFMALSPHKAIPKTRS, encoded by the coding sequence ATGTCTGATGCTTTGGGACTTCAATGCTGTTTTATTCTCCATCGCCGCCCTTATACTGAAACCAGTCTAATTTTAGATGTATTTAGTGAAGAGTACGGTCGCGTCAGCATTCTTGCTAAAGGCGCTCGCAGTAAGCGCTCTAATCTTAAAGGCGTATTACAACCCTTTACACCATTGCTACTCAAATGGTTTGGCAAAGGATCGATGCGGACTTTAAGGCAGGCTGAACCGATCAGCTTAGGCATTCCTCTTCATGGCATTAACCTTTATTCCGCCATGTATATCAACGAGTTAATCAGTCGAGTCATTGAAGGCGAAACCGCTTATCCAGAATTATTCCATGATTATCTCGCTTCTCTCACTGAATTAGCCCAATCCGACAATCCAGAGCCAGCCTTACGTCGTTTTGAATTAGCGTTATTGTCATCTCTCGGCTATGGCGTGGATTTTTTACATTGCGCAGGCAGTGGGGAAGCCGTATCTGAAAATATGACTTATCGTTATCGTGAACAAAAAGGCTTTATTGCCAGCGTAAGAAAGGATAACTTAACCTTTCTTGGTAATGAATTGATTGCGATCAGCGAACGCCGTTTTTTAACCAAAGAACAATTACAAGCTGCTAAGCGCTTTACTCGAATGGCATTAAAACCATACCTTGGCAGTAAACCATTAAAAAGTCGGGAGCTATTTATGGCGCTTTCACCGCACAAAGCCATCCCGAAGACAAGGAGTTAA
- the lepB gene encoding signal peptidase I has product MANTFSLILVLVTLVTGVVWALEKFVWGKKRQQAVADVETKTTEALSKEMAAKVHPQPWWVENSVSIFPVIAFVLILRSFIYEPFQIPSGSMMPTLLVGDFILVEKFSYGIKDPVFQSKIIETGEPKRGDIAVFKYPPQPNIDYIKRVVGLPGDTIRYTENKQICVQAAGTDTCKPVAQFDAKESPFYQDGIPLIQAKEQLGEVEHNILISPIRRDNVQAYQPRPYHNEWVVPEGEYFMMGDNRDNSADSRYWGFVPEANFVGKATAIWISFEFDRDADSVLPSWIPTGVRFNRIGGLT; this is encoded by the coding sequence ATGGCGAATACATTTTCATTAATCTTAGTGCTGGTGACATTAGTCACTGGCGTGGTATGGGCATTAGAAAAGTTTGTTTGGGGTAAAAAACGCCAGCAAGCTGTCGCTGATGTTGAGACAAAAACGACAGAAGCATTAAGCAAGGAAATGGCCGCTAAAGTCCACCCGCAACCTTGGTGGGTCGAAAATAGTGTTTCTATTTTCCCTGTAATTGCATTTGTTCTCATTCTGCGTAGCTTCATCTACGAACCGTTTCAAATTCCATCAGGATCTATGATGCCAACCCTATTAGTGGGCGATTTCATCTTGGTAGAAAAGTTTTCATACGGTATCAAAGACCCAGTTTTCCAATCTAAAATCATTGAAACGGGTGAGCCAAAGCGTGGTGATATTGCTGTGTTCAAATATCCACCACAACCTAACATTGACTATATAAAGCGCGTTGTCGGCTTGCCTGGCGATACAATCCGCTATACTGAAAATAAACAAATTTGCGTTCAAGCTGCAGGCACAGATACTTGTAAGCCTGTTGCTCAGTTTGATGCGAAAGAAAGTCCATTTTATCAAGATGGCATTCCGTTGATTCAAGCTAAAGAACAGCTTGGTGAAGTGGAACATAATATTTTAATCAGCCCAATTCGTCGCGATAACGTACAAGCTTACCAACCTCGTCCGTACCACAATGAATGGGTCGTGCCAGAAGGTGAGTACTTTATGATGGGTGATAACCGTGATAACAGTGCTGATAGTCGCTACTGGGGCTTTGTTCCAGAAGCTAACTTTGTGGGTAAAGCCACCGCCATTTGGATTAGCTTTGAATTTGATCGTGATGCGGACAGCGTATTACCTTCGTGGATCCCTACCGGCGTACGATTCAATCGTATCGGCGGACTGACATAG
- the era gene encoding GTPase Era, with protein sequence MANKNDPQDEQEFDLDAYFAGEAQPNQAASEEIDPSEQRCGFIAIVGRPNVGKSTLLNHLLGQKISITSRKPQTTRHRIMGVDTEGAFQAIYVDTPGLHIEEKRAINRLMNRAANSSLSDVNLVLFLVDGTQWTPDDEMVLNKLRTANFPTVLLINKVDNVKDRTEVMTHMQTLSEKMDFVDIIPISAKHGRNTDAIHERVRAALPQAVHHFPEEYVTDRSQRFMASEIIREKLMRFTGEELPYSVTVEIERFDYNPETDGFHINALILVERIGQKKMVIGKGGEKIKTIGREARLDMEELFERKVYLETWVKVKSGWADDERALRSLGYIDDL encoded by the coding sequence ATGGCAAATAAAAACGATCCACAAGACGAGCAAGAGTTCGATCTGGATGCTTACTTTGCTGGTGAAGCGCAACCTAATCAAGCCGCTTCAGAAGAGATTGATCCAAGTGAGCAACGTTGTGGTTTTATCGCGATTGTTGGCCGACCAAATGTCGGTAAATCAACGCTATTAAACCATTTACTTGGTCAGAAGATTTCAATTACTTCACGCAAACCTCAGACTACCCGTCACCGCATCATGGGTGTGGATACCGAAGGTGCGTTTCAGGCTATCTACGTGGATACTCCTGGGTTGCACATCGAAGAAAAACGTGCAATTAACCGCTTAATGAACCGTGCAGCCAATAGCTCATTAAGTGATGTTAACTTGGTATTGTTCCTGGTTGATGGAACCCAATGGACGCCCGACGATGAAATGGTGTTGAATAAACTTCGTACCGCGAATTTCCCAACGGTATTGCTTATCAATAAAGTCGATAATGTAAAAGATCGTACTGAAGTGATGACGCATATGCAGACCTTGTCTGAGAAAATGGATTTCGTCGATATTATCCCTATCTCAGCGAAACATGGCCGTAATACTGATGCGATTCATGAGCGAGTACGTGCTGCATTGCCACAAGCGGTGCATCACTTTCCTGAAGAGTATGTGACCGATCGTTCACAACGCTTCATGGCATCTGAAATCATTCGTGAAAAATTGATGCGCTTTACTGGTGAAGAACTGCCTTATTCTGTGACGGTTGAAATCGAGCGTTTTGATTACAACCCTGAAACGGATGGCTTTCATATCAACGCCTTGATTTTGGTTGAGCGTATTGGTCAGAAGAAAATGGTGATAGGCAAAGGTGGTGAGAAAATCAAAACCATCGGCCGCGAAGCTCGTCTTGATATGGAAGAGTTGTTTGAGCGTAAAGTCTACTTAGAAACTTGGGTTAAAGTGAAATCCGGTTGGGCTGATGATGAGCGCGCACTGCGTTCACTTGGCTATATTGATGATTTATAA
- the acpS gene encoding holo-ACP synthase translates to MAIVGLGTDIADIERIEKSLQRSGQAFAERILHPTELAIFHGLKQQGRYLAKRFAAKEAASKALGTGIACGVSFQHFEIENDELGKPILTLHGKAKEIAQTQGVSHIHLSISDEKRYAMATVILES, encoded by the coding sequence ATGGCTATTGTGGGATTAGGCACTGATATTGCCGACATAGAGAGAATTGAAAAAAGCTTGCAGCGTTCTGGGCAAGCTTTTGCTGAGCGTATTCTTCACCCGACTGAGTTGGCTATTTTTCATGGTTTAAAACAACAAGGTCGATACTTAGCAAAACGCTTTGCCGCCAAGGAAGCCGCATCTAAAGCATTGGGTACAGGCATTGCCTGCGGTGTAAGTTTTCAACATTTTGAAATTGAAAATGACGAATTGGGTAAGCCGATTTTGACGCTACATGGCAAAGCAAAAGAAATCGCTCAAACGCAAGGCGTTAGCCATATCCATTTATCGATTTCTGATGAAAAACGTTACGCCATGGCGACAGTGATTTTGGAATCCTAA
- the rnc gene encoding ribonuclease III — MNSQILRLQKKIGYQFNDANFLNLALTHRSANSKHNERLEFLGDSILSFVIADELYHRFPNINEGDMSRMRATLVRGHTLAELGREFELGDYLKLGPGELKSGGFRRDSILADAVEAIIGACYLDSDIEIVRKVVLGWYESRLEEIQPGVSQKDPKTRLQEFLQGRRKPLPIYVVAKIKGEAHNQEFTVSCEITGVAEPIVGKGTSRRKAEQAAAELALGVLTDGK; from the coding sequence ATGAATTCTCAGATTCTTAGATTACAAAAGAAAATTGGCTATCAATTTAACGATGCCAATTTCTTGAACCTCGCACTGACTCACCGCAGTGCGAATAGCAAGCATAATGAGCGCTTAGAGTTTTTGGGCGATTCAATTTTAAGTTTTGTTATTGCCGATGAGTTATATCATCGCTTCCCTAATATTAATGAAGGGGATATGAGCCGCATGCGTGCGACCTTAGTTAGAGGCCATACTTTAGCTGAATTAGGTCGTGAATTTGAGCTTGGTGACTACTTAAAATTAGGTCCAGGTGAATTGAAGAGTGGCGGTTTCCGTCGTGACTCTATTCTAGCTGATGCCGTTGAAGCTATCATTGGTGCTTGTTATCTCGATAGTGATATCGAAATCGTACGTAAAGTGGTTTTAGGTTGGTATGAATCTCGTTTGGAAGAGATCCAACCGGGGGTCTCACAAAAAGATCCTAAAACACGCCTACAAGAATTTTTGCAAGGCCGTCGTAAACCGTTACCGATTTACGTCGTGGCAAAAATTAAAGGTGAAGCGCACAATCAAGAGTTCACCGTTTCATGTGAAATCACAGGTGTAGCAGAACCTATTGTTGGTAAAGGCACCAGTCGACGCAAAGCTGAGCAAGCGGCAGCCGAGTTGGCATTAGGAGTATTAACGGATGGCAAATAA
- the lepA gene encoding translation elongation factor 4, translated as MKHIRNFSIIAHIDHGKSTLSDRLIQVCGGLTEREMAAQVLDSMDLERERGITIKAQSVTLDYKANDGETYQLNFIDTPGHVDFSYEVSRSLAACEGALLVVDAGQGVEAQTLANCYTAIEMDLEVVPILNKIDLPAADPERVAEEIEDIVGIDAMEAVRCSAKTGIGVDLVLEEIVKSIPAPEGDPDGPLQALIIDSWFDNYLGVVSLVRIKNGSLKKNDKIKVMSTGQTWGVDRIGIFTPKQIDTNGLNTGEVGWVVCGIKDILGAPVGDTLTHAKGGCEKRLPGFQKVKPQVYAGLFPVSSDDYENFRDALGKLSLNDASLFYEPESSAALGFGFRCGFLGMLHMEIIQERLEREYDLDLITTAPTVVYEVEKTNGDVIYVDSPAKLPAINDIEEIREPIARCNILVPSDYLGNVITLCVEKRGTQVDMVYHGNQVALTYDLPMAEVVLDFFDRLKSTSRGYASLDYNFHRYESSSMVRVDVLLNGDTVDALAIITHKDNSQTRGRQLVEKMKEFIPRQMFDIAIQAAIGNHIIARSTVKQLRKNVIAKCYGGDVSRKKKLLKKQKEGKKRMKQIGNVELPQEAFLAILHVGKD; from the coding sequence ATGAAGCACATTCGTAACTTTTCGATTATCGCCCATATCGACCACGGTAAGTCGACTCTTTCTGATCGCTTAATTCAAGTTTGTGGAGGGCTGACCGAGCGTGAAATGGCAGCTCAAGTACTTGATTCTATGGACCTTGAGCGTGAGCGCGGTATCACGATCAAAGCACAAAGCGTAACCTTAGATTATAAAGCTAATGATGGTGAGACTTATCAACTTAACTTTATCGATACTCCTGGACACGTTGACTTTTCTTATGAAGTATCTCGCTCTCTAGCGGCGTGTGAAGGTGCCTTACTGGTAGTCGATGCCGGTCAAGGTGTAGAAGCTCAAACACTGGCGAACTGCTACACTGCGATTGAAATGGACCTCGAAGTGGTTCCAATTTTAAATAAAATTGATTTACCAGCAGCCGATCCTGAACGAGTGGCTGAAGAAATTGAAGATATCGTCGGTATTGATGCTATGGAAGCGGTTCGCTGTTCGGCAAAAACCGGCATTGGTGTCGATCTCGTCTTAGAAGAAATTGTTAAATCCATTCCTGCACCAGAAGGTGATCCGGACGGGCCGCTACAAGCCTTAATTATCGATTCATGGTTTGATAACTATTTAGGCGTGGTTTCTTTAGTTCGAATCAAAAATGGTTCTTTAAAGAAAAATGACAAAATTAAAGTAATGAGCACTGGCCAAACTTGGGGTGTTGATCGCATTGGTATTTTCACACCAAAACAAATTGATACCAACGGACTGAATACTGGCGAAGTAGGCTGGGTTGTGTGTGGTATTAAAGATATTTTGGGTGCGCCGGTTGGTGATACTTTAACGCACGCAAAAGGCGGCTGTGAAAAGCGCTTACCGGGCTTCCAAAAAGTGAAACCTCAGGTCTATGCAGGATTATTCCCAGTATCGTCAGATGATTACGAAAACTTCCGTGATGCGTTAGGCAAGCTTAGCTTAAACGATGCGTCTTTATTCTATGAACCAGAAAGTTCAGCAGCGCTTGGTTTTGGTTTCCGTTGTGGCTTCCTTGGTATGCTACACATGGAAATCATCCAAGAGCGTTTAGAGCGTGAATATGACCTTGATCTGATCACAACAGCACCGACAGTAGTGTATGAAGTTGAAAAGACCAATGGTGATGTCATTTATGTGGATAGCCCTGCGAAACTACCAGCTATTAATGATATCGAAGAAATTCGTGAGCCCATTGCTCGTTGTAACATTTTAGTGCCTTCAGATTACTTAGGTAACGTCATCACATTGTGTGTTGAAAAACGTGGTACCCAAGTTGATATGGTTTATCACGGCAATCAAGTGGCATTAACCTATGACTTACCAATGGCTGAAGTGGTATTGGATTTCTTTGACCGTTTGAAATCAACATCACGTGGTTACGCATCACTGGATTACAACTTCCATCGTTATGAAAGTTCAAGCATGGTACGTGTAGACGTCTTGCTTAACGGCGATACCGTTGATGCACTCGCTATCATCACACATAAAGATAACTCACAAACTCGTGGTCGTCAGTTGGTTGAGAAAATGAAAGAATTCATTCCTCGCCAAATGTTTGATATTGCCATTCAAGCGGCGATTGGTAATCACATTATTGCTCGTTCAACCGTTAAGCAGTTACGTAAAAACGTAATCGCAAAATGTTACGGTGGTGATGTGAGCCGTAAGAAAAAGCTATTGAAGAAGCAGAAAGAAGGTAAGAAACGCATGAAGCAAATCGGTAATGTTGAGTTACCGCAAGAAGCGTTCTTAGCGATTTTGCACGTAGGTAAAGATTAA
- the rpoE gene encoding RNA polymerase sigma factor RpoE, with amino-acid sequence MSEQLTDQVLIERVQSGDKQAFNLLVTKYQNKVCSLISRYIKNPGDVPDVAQEAFIKAYRALPNFRGESAFYTWLYRIAVNTAKNHIVAQSRRPPASDVDAEEAEYYESGSALKEISNPENLTLSEELKQVVFNAIEALPEDLKTAMTLRELDGLSYEEIAEVMDCPVGTVRSRIFRARDAVEKKIRPLIQR; translated from the coding sequence ATGAGCGAGCAGTTGACTGATCAAGTTTTAATTGAGCGGGTTCAAAGCGGAGATAAACAAGCATTCAATCTTTTGGTCACAAAATATCAAAATAAAGTGTGTAGTTTGATTTCTCGTTACATTAAGAATCCCGGCGATGTGCCTGACGTGGCTCAAGAAGCCTTTATCAAAGCCTACCGAGCGCTGCCAAACTTTCGTGGTGAAAGCGCGTTTTATACTTGGCTTTATCGTATCGCAGTGAATACCGCGAAGAATCATATCGTCGCTCAATCACGTCGCCCTCCAGCGAGTGATGTCGATGCCGAAGAGGCAGAATATTACGAATCTGGAAGTGCATTAAAAGAAATATCGAACCCTGAGAACTTAACGTTGTCAGAAGAATTAAAGCAGGTCGTTTTTAATGCAATTGAAGCCCTGCCAGAAGATTTGAAAACCGCAATGACCTTACGAGAACTGGATGGTTTGAGTTATGAGGAGATTGCGGAGGTGATGGACTGTCCAGTTGGGACCGTTCGTTCTCGGATTTTCCGAGCTCGCGATGCAGTGGAAAAGAAAATACGCCCACTGATTCAGCGATAA
- the tnpC gene encoding IS66 family transposase: MKKTPNINPESQDVAELQAMVKALLASEIQLKQERQSLLEQLKLAFDRQFAKRSEALKPYNESQGDLFNEAECEAAKEEEVDVVTTTITTKKRGKRRPLPKSLPREVIELDLDDDEKQCACCQHSLHKIGEDRSEKLEFTPAVLKVLEYVRPKYACRQCEQTQDNSRIVQKPAPQSIIPKSFATESLLANIILGKYQYAMPLYRQESLFTQSGIELSRTTMARWIIQVSEKFAPLYAALKAHLLEQVVIQADETPLNVLKEDKQCYMWLYCSGADSPDAALPNVKNIVLYDYQNSRARACPVAFLGDYDGYLQTDGYGVYDGLHLVTNVGCFAHARRKFMEAKKLQGKGKSGKADKALAKIQKLYGIESRLKGASAEKRKAERQEHAKPILDELYEWMTTQKVLESSPLGKAIKYTLGQWPKLTRYIDDGHLSIDNNRAERAIKPLVIGRKNWLFSTNPNGAEASAMLYSIVETAKANGLIVYDYMVKCMQELAKAEPDIDALLPWNFKH; this comes from the coding sequence ATGAAAAAGACGCCAAATATCAACCCAGAAAGCCAAGATGTTGCCGAGCTACAAGCGATGGTGAAAGCGCTGTTGGCGTCAGAAATCCAATTGAAACAAGAGCGCCAATCGCTGCTTGAACAGCTCAAACTTGCCTTCGACCGTCAGTTCGCTAAACGCTCGGAGGCGTTAAAGCCTTACAATGAATCCCAAGGTGACCTCTTCAACGAAGCGGAGTGTGAAGCTGCTAAAGAAGAAGAGGTTGACGTTGTCACAACGACCATCACAACGAAGAAACGCGGTAAACGCAGACCACTGCCAAAGAGCTTGCCTCGTGAGGTTATCGAACTCGATTTAGACGACGATGAAAAGCAGTGCGCTTGCTGCCAACATAGTCTGCATAAAATCGGTGAAGACCGCAGTGAAAAGCTTGAGTTCACGCCAGCGGTACTCAAAGTGTTGGAATATGTTCGTCCTAAATATGCTTGCCGCCAATGCGAGCAAACTCAGGACAACAGCCGCATTGTTCAAAAGCCAGCGCCGCAAAGCATTATCCCGAAGAGCTTCGCCACAGAAAGCTTGTTGGCCAATATCATCCTCGGTAAATACCAATACGCGATGCCACTTTATCGACAAGAGTCGTTGTTTACCCAGTCGGGTATCGAACTCTCACGAACCACGATGGCAAGGTGGATTATCCAAGTCAGTGAGAAGTTCGCCCCGCTTTACGCGGCCTTGAAAGCGCACCTACTTGAGCAAGTGGTGATTCAGGCGGATGAAACGCCGCTCAATGTCCTCAAAGAAGATAAACAGTGTTACATGTGGCTCTACTGCTCGGGCGCAGACTCGCCAGATGCCGCACTCCCCAATGTGAAAAATATCGTCTTGTACGACTATCAAAACAGTCGCGCGAGGGCGTGCCCCGTTGCCTTCTTGGGCGACTATGATGGGTATCTGCAAACCGATGGCTATGGTGTTTATGATGGGCTTCATCTCGTCACCAATGTCGGTTGCTTCGCGCATGCTCGGCGCAAGTTCATGGAGGCGAAAAAGCTTCAAGGCAAAGGCAAGTCAGGTAAAGCGGATAAAGCGTTGGCCAAAATCCAGAAGCTTTATGGAATAGAATCACGCTTAAAAGGTGCCAGTGCCGAAAAACGGAAAGCAGAGCGCCAAGAGCATGCTAAGCCGATACTGGATGAGCTTTATGAATGGATGACAACTCAGAAAGTGCTTGAGTCTAGCCCGCTGGGTAAAGCAATAAAATACACGCTCGGTCAGTGGCCGAAGCTCACCCGCTATATCGATGACGGTCACTTATCGATAGACAACAACCGAGCTGAACGCGCAATAAAACCGCTGGTTATTGGGAGAAAGAACTGGCTCTTCTCGACCAATCCCAATGGAGCTGAAGCGAGCGCGATGCTTTACAGTATCGTCGAGACAGCGAAAGCCAACGGCCTTATCGTTTACGACTACATGGTCAAGTGCATGCAGGAGTTAGCGAAAGCGGAACCTGATATCGATGCACTCCTGCCTTGGAACTTCAAACACTAA
- a CDS encoding RseA family anti-sigma factor, with product MTNKQQISALMDGELIDQSLISDIEKDNESLQSWSHYHLIGDTLRGETPSNPSWDIASKVALALEDEAAHTSFSSKNVTPILEAQPKPEKARARMPAWLSNLTQVGVAACVSLVVILGVQQYSGSDATNVASDSDQLPVLQTIPFAGSAEPVSLTRDSVRSQSSEAKAMEQHRRANALMQDYELQLRLNHTSE from the coding sequence ATGACCAATAAACAGCAGATCTCAGCTCTAATGGATGGAGAGCTTATTGATCAATCATTGATTTCTGATATTGAAAAAGACAATGAGTCTTTACAATCTTGGAGTCACTATCATTTGATCGGAGATACGCTTCGTGGTGAAACACCAAGTAACCCTAGTTGGGATATCGCCTCTAAAGTGGCATTAGCGTTGGAAGATGAAGCGGCTCATACCAGCTTCTCTTCAAAAAATGTGACACCAATTTTAGAAGCTCAGCCTAAACCTGAGAAAGCTCGTGCAAGAATGCCCGCTTGGTTGAGTAACTTAACTCAAGTTGGTGTGGCTGCTTGTGTTTCTCTTGTCGTTATTCTTGGTGTGCAGCAATACTCTGGTTCGGATGCAACCAATGTAGCTTCTGATTCTGATCAGCTTCCAGTTTTACAAACGATACCTTTTGCTGGATCGGCAGAGCCTGTTAGCCTTACTCGTGACTCTGTACGTTCACAATCATCAGAAGCAAAAGCGATGGAGCAACACCGTCGAGCGAATGCTTTGATGCAAGATTATGAATTACAACTGCGTTTGAATCACACGAGTGAGTAA
- the rseB gene encoding sigma-E factor regulatory protein RseB, with protein sequence MKKILISAWLLFSLFSQVASAEDVKPSAEALLLKMSDASKTMNYELSYILVRKNSIEPLLYRHAIENDKSLAHLVYLSGPVREVIRRGDEISYIEPGLDPFSIRSGQMVAPLIPLINSDINELSHSYDFVKIGRSREAGTACQVIRVVPKDGQRYSYIVWIDERTNLPLRADLVERNGEILEQYRTISYAVSDHIATILDGLNSAKLPDVLTLPKPQETDANWKVNWVPNGFEANSLNRYRMSVTGSVVESQLYSDGLFNFSVYVSEMKTPDSKPQVYRQGRRTLQTFVKDSREISVIGDIPPSTAKRIADSVTFNNKGNTP encoded by the coding sequence ATGAAAAAAATTCTGATTAGTGCTTGGTTGCTATTCAGCTTATTTAGTCAAGTAGCCTCAGCTGAAGATGTTAAGCCTTCTGCTGAGGCTTTATTGCTTAAAATGAGTGACGCTAGTAAGACAATGAATTATGAGTTGTCTTATATTTTGGTGCGTAAGAATAGTATTGAGCCATTGCTTTATCGTCATGCGATTGAAAATGATAAAAGCTTAGCTCATCTAGTTTACCTCAGCGGACCTGTACGCGAAGTGATTCGTCGTGGCGATGAAATTAGCTATATTGAACCTGGTTTAGACCCATTTTCTATTCGTTCTGGCCAGATGGTTGCGCCTCTTATTCCTCTTATTAATAGTGATATTAATGAGTTGAGTCATAGTTATGACTTTGTGAAAATCGGCCGCTCTCGAGAGGCGGGTACCGCATGTCAGGTTATTCGTGTTGTGCCTAAAGATGGCCAACGCTACTCTTATATCGTTTGGATTGATGAGCGTACGAATTTGCCATTAAGAGCGGATTTGGTTGAACGCAACGGTGAGATTTTAGAGCAATATCGAACGATTTCTTATGCCGTGAGTGATCACATTGCAACGATTTTAGATGGTTTAAATTCAGCAAAGTTACCGGATGTATTAACCCTTCCTAAGCCGCAAGAAACCGATGCGAATTGGAAGGTTAATTGGGTACCAAATGGCTTTGAAGCCAATAGCTTGAATCGCTATCGAATGTCTGTGACTGGTAGTGTCGTGGAAAGTCAGTTGTACAGTGATGGGTTGTTTAATTTTTCTGTTTATGTGTCGGAAATGAAAACACCAGACAGTAAACCACAAGTGTACCGTCAAGGGCGCAGAACGCTACAAACCTTTGTTAAAGACAGTCGGGAAATATCGGTGATTGGTGATATCCCACCTTCGACGGCTAAGCGAATTGCCGATTCGGTAACATTCAACAATAAAGGTAACACGCCATGA
- a CDS encoding SoxR reducing system RseC family protein — translation MMTALATVISVDEDQGMNNVQLSCDQQTSCNSCKSQKNCGTGMMSKALGNKSHFWKLRTKQALQAGQVVEIGLPEKSLVLSALVVYLLPLLAMITGSVFAQLFLRPWLNLGEGIVILMFFICGALGVYFAKPMTQWLEKKVDNEVSLIRVLGQPII, via the coding sequence ATGATGACGGCACTGGCAACCGTCATTTCGGTTGATGAAGACCAAGGTATGAATAATGTGCAACTGAGTTGTGATCAACAAACCAGCTGCAATAGTTGTAAATCTCAAAAAAACTGCGGAACCGGAATGATGTCTAAGGCATTAGGCAATAAATCTCACTTTTGGAAGCTTCGAACCAAGCAAGCGCTGCAAGCTGGACAAGTGGTTGAGATCGGCTTGCCGGAAAAAAGTTTGGTTCTCTCAGCCTTAGTTGTATACCTATTACCATTGCTTGCAATGATTACTGGTAGTGTTTTTGCTCAATTATTCTTACGACCATGGCTTAACCTCGGAGAAGGCATTGTCATTCTGATGTTCTTTATCTGTGGTGCTCTTGGGGTCTACTTTGCTAAGCCAATGACTCAATGGTTAGAAAAAAAAGTCGATAACGAAGTTTCGTTGATCCGAGTTTTAGGGCAGCCTATTATTTGA